The genomic interval GCTCATGGTCCTCTCCGCCCTCGGCGCCGTCGTCATGGCGTCGGCCGGCGACCTCATCACGCTGATCCTCGGCCTCGAGATCATGTCCTTGCCCGCCTACGCCCTGTCCGCCTGGCGGACGCGCGACAGGCAGTCCGAGGAGGCCGGCATGAAGTACTTCCTGCTCGGCGCCTTCGGCTCGGCCATGCTCATCTACGGCACGGCCCTCCTGTACGGCGCGAGCGGCTCCTTCGTGTACGGCACCGTGGCGGCCTCCCTGACAGGGGGCGGCCTCACGCTCCTCGCGACAGCCGGTGGCGCGCTCGTCCTCGCCGGCCTCGGGTTCAAGGCCGCCCTCGCGCCGTTCCACCAGTGGGCGCCCGACGTGTACACGGGCGCTCCGACCGTGGTCGTCACGTTCATGAGCGTGGTCATCAAGGTCGGCGCCTTCGCCGCCCTCCTGCGCATCGCCGCGACCGTGTTCCCGGCGCTGCAGCCGTGGCTCCTCACCGCCCTGGCCGTCATCGTCGCCCTCACGCTCGTCGTCGGCAACCTCACGGCCCTCATGCAGCGCGGCGTGAAGCGCATGCTCGCCTACTCGTCCGTCGCCCACGCCGGCTACCTTGGCCTCGCCCTGCTGGCCGCCAACCACGGCGGCGTGGCCGCGGCCGCCTTCTACCTGAGCGTGTACGCCCTCATGAACGCGGGCGCGTTCGCCGTGCTCACCCTCGTGATGGACGCGAGCGACCAGGGCGACGACCTCGAGCGCTTCGCCGGCCTCGGCAGGACGCGCCCCGGGCTCGCCGCCGCGATGGCCGTGTTCATGCTCAGCCTCGGGGGCATCCCGCTCCTCGGCGGGTTCACGGGCAAGGTCCTCGTGTTCCAGGCGGCCATCGACGCCGGCTACGTTTGGCTCGCCGTGCTCGGCATCGCCACGAGCGTCGTGGCCCTCTTCTACTACTTCCGCGTGATCGCGTACATGTACTTCAGGGAGAGCTCGCACGCGCCGCACACCTTCCGGTCGGCACCCGCGCGCGTCGCCATCGTCATCGCGCTGGCCGGCACCGTGCTGCTCGGCATCCTGCCGGGCTGGTGGCATACGCTCCTCAGCGTCGGGCCGCGCTTCCTGGCCGGTAACTGAGCTTCCGAGGACCACGCGGCCGAGGCGGAAGGCCCAGCTCATGCTCGGCCGCCCGCCTCGGCCGCACCCGTAAGAACCCCGTCAGCCTCCCGTTGCTACGCTCCTGCGCGAGAGACCACGCCTGCCAGGGGGCATGCGTGCCGGGGGGAGATGGGGAGTTTTAAGCAGTGTTAGCGACTGCGGCGCCATATCATGCGGGGGCAGTGGATCTGACGGGCATGCGCATACTTCTCGTGGATGACGAGGAGTCCGCGCTGGTACTCGTGCGCGGGCTGCTCACGCGGGCGGGCTACAGCGACGTGCGCACGTGCGAGTCGCCGTTCGACGCGGCCGCGCGTTTCGTCGAGGAGCAGCCGGACCTGCTGGTCATCGACCAGCACATGCCCGGCAAGGACGGGCTCTCCGTGTTGGCCGAGTTGGGAACACGGCTGCCCGAGGCGTTCCCGGTCCTGATGATCACCGGCGATTCGCGCACTGAGCTGCGCGAGTCCGCTCTCGCGAGCGGCGTCAAGGACTTCCTCACCAAGCCTTTCAACCCCACCGAGGTCAGGCTGCGCATCCGCAACCTCCTCGAGACGCGCCACTATCAGCGCGAACTGGTCAAGCACAACGAGCGCCTCGAGGCCGCCGTCAGGCGCCGGACCCAGGAGCTGGAGCTCTCCCAGCTCGAGATGCTCGTGCGGCTCGCGCGCGCCGCCGAGTACCGCGACGACTCCACCGGCGAGCACACTTGGCGCGTGGCGCACATGTGCGGCGTCCTCGCCAGGGAGCTCGGCATGGCGACGCCCGAGGTCGAGCTCCTCCTGCGCGCGGCCAGGCTCCACGACGTCGGCAAGATCACCATCCCCGACGGCATCCTCCTCAAGGCCGGGCGCCTCACCGACGCGGAGTTCTCCGTCGTCAAGGGCCACGCTCGCGCCGGTGCCGAGCTCCTCTCCGGCAGCCGCTCGCCCATGATGCGGCTCGCCGAGACGATCGCCCTGACGCACCACGAATGGTGGGACGGGCGGGGCTACCCCCAAGGCCTGGCCGGCGAGGCCATCCCCGTCGAATCGCGCGTGTTGGCGGTGGCGGACGCCTTCGACGCTCTCGTCAACGACCATGCCCACCGCAAGGCGAAGAGCCCGGCCGAGGCCGCGGCGGAGATCCGCGCCGGCTCCGGCACCCAGTTCGACCCCACGGTGGTGGCTGCGTTCGAGCGGGCCTTCGCGGCCGGCACCTTCATGCCGCAGCTGAACTTCGGTTGAGCTCGGGCGCCGCGCGGCGCTGTACCCTAGGCCTATGGCAGACGAACGCGCCGCGCAGCCGGCGAGCGACCAGGGTGACCCGATAGGCGTCTTGCAGGCGACCCCGTTGCGGCTGGCCGTGCTGGTCGAGACGAACTCCCCG from Trueperaceae bacterium carries:
- a CDS encoding NADH-quinone oxidoreductase subunit N, giving the protein MSFPGVLDIDWNVMAPAVALLITAIAALVFGLSSRDSRGPAAVALLGVLTAAIFTVAHLFSGNEGAASFGLRYLGDVPATALTLVILVGTAIAILVSWDQLERGGMGQPEYYPLMVLSALGAVVMASAGDLITLILGLEIMSLPAYALSAWRTRDRQSEEAGMKYFLLGAFGSAMLIYGTALLYGASGSFVYGTVAASLTGGGLTLLATAGGALVLAGLGFKAALAPFHQWAPDVYTGAPTVVVTFMSVVIKVGAFAALLRIAATVFPALQPWLLTALAVIVALTLVVGNLTALMQRGVKRMLAYSSVAHAGYLGLALLAANHGGVAAAAFYLSVYALMNAGAFAVLTLVMDASDQGDDLERFAGLGRTRPGLAAAMAVFMLSLGGIPLLGGFTGKVLVFQAAIDAGYVWLAVLGIATSVVALFYYFRVIAYMYFRESSHAPHTFRSAPARVAIVIALAGTVLLGILPGWWHTLLSVGPRFLAGN
- a CDS encoding response regulator: MDLTGMRILLVDDEESALVLVRGLLTRAGYSDVRTCESPFDAAARFVEEQPDLLVIDQHMPGKDGLSVLAELGTRLPEAFPVLMITGDSRTELRESALASGVKDFLTKPFNPTEVRLRIRNLLETRHYQRELVKHNERLEAAVRRRTQELELSQLEMLVRLARAAEYRDDSTGEHTWRVAHMCGVLARELGMATPEVELLLRAARLHDVGKITIPDGILLKAGRLTDAEFSVVKGHARAGAELLSGSRSPMMRLAETIALTHHEWWDGRGYPQGLAGEAIPVESRVLAVADAFDALVNDHAHRKAKSPAEAAAEIRAGSGTQFDPTVVAAFERAFAAGTFMPQLNFG